CCATAGTTCGGCTTTGGTTCTTCTGTATAAACAACACCGCCAAGTATGAAGCCTGCATCATGGGCATGAATGTGGCAGTTGATTTGGATGTGGAGGAATTATTAATCATGGGGGATTCTGATTTGATCattcggcaagcccaaggtgagTGGGAAACTCGAGACATCAAACTCATCCCGTACAGGCAATATTTGGAATATCTTAGCAAACGGTTCAAGTCCATCGAGTTTAGGTATATTCCTCAAATTCCACAATGATCTAGCTAATGCACTAGCTACTTTGGCCTCAATGCTTCCGTACTCGGGTAATGTTCATATAGACCCGCTAGAAATCCAAGTTCAAGAAAGGCATGGTTATTGTAACGCAATTTAAATGGAGCCAGATGTTCAgccatggtatcatgatatcaaaaggtttttgaaaataaaagaatatCCCGAGCAGGCCAGTAGAGATCAAAAGAGAACTATCAGAAGGCTTGCAAGCAGTTTCTTTCTGAGTGGAGAGGTCCTAGACAAACGAACTCCAAATCTGAATCTTTTGAGGTCTGTAGATTCCCAAGAAGATGAAAAGATCATGAATGAAGTGCATTTGGGAGTATGTGGGCCTCACATGAACAGGTATGTCCTTGCAAAGAAAATCCTCCGAGCGAGTTATtactggatgactatggaaaaaGATTGTTTCAGTTTTGTCCGGAAATGCCATCAGTGCCAGATACATGGTGACCTTACACGGTGACCTGATTCATGCACCACCTTTAGAGCTACATCCTATGTCAGTGTCTTGGCCGTTcattgcttggggcatggatgttattaggccaatcgagccaaaagcttcaaatggacACAGATTTAtcttggttgccattgattatttcacaaagtgggtcgaAGCAGTCACTTTCAAAGCTATCATCAATAAAGCAGTGGTGGACTTCGTGCATTCTAACATTATTTGTCATTTTggtattcctaaaactatcattacagacaatgctgcaaatctgaacatccatttgatgaggggggtatgtgaacaatttaaaattaCACATCGTAATTCTACCTCTTATCGACCCAAAGCTAATGGTGCTGTTGAAGCTGCCaacaagaatataaagaagatCCTGAGGAAAATGATTCAGGGTTcaagacaatggcatgaaaagctgCCTTTTACACTATTGGGATATCGCACAATCGTGCGCACATCGTTAGGGCCAcacctacttattggtttatggcactgaagctgtacctgcagaagttgagattccctctctttgAATCATTGTTGAAGCTGGGATAGAGGATGATGAATGGGTCAAATCCCGATTGAAACAATTGACTATGATTGATAAAAAAAATGGGTGGCCGCAGTTTGCCAcgagcagttgtaccaacaaagaacgGCCCGTGCTTACAACAAGAAGGTGCGGCCCAGAAAATTCAAAGTGGGAAAACTCGTTCTGAGACGTATTCTCCCGTATcatgaagaagccaaaggaaattttgctccaaattggaaaggtccatataTTATAAGAAAAATGTTGCCAAAGGGAGCACTGTATTTGGAAGACATCGAAGGAAATGACCCCGAGACAGCTGTCAATGCAGAcgcggtcaaaaggtattatgtttgaccatTTTCACAGCTTTAACATGCTCcaattgggatgacgaaggctttctttCTCGCTATCTAAACACTACCAACCCTTTTCATATCCGTTGAGTCGGttccctttctttgattaccctctttggaacctgaaatttactATGTTTGACAAAAAACAAAATCAGAAACGAAGCTTAATTGAACTATATTCAACTTGAttctgaaaggatacgtaggcagcctctctctaggattcagtcacaccaaaataaaaatccacattcccccaaaagttaaaactggggcagatgttacaatggttcggcgatggtttcccCTTAAAGGtttcaaagttgtaattcaatccaaatcattTTAACCCAAATCCtcttcaagtccttccgatcaatcaagaagaatgttcaagaattggaggatacagtcacttggatctgatgcaaccaaaatgagagagtcttattggtgaaaaccctcacgggcaccgtaggGCGATAGCGAGaagagaaaatgaaaatgagagtcttgttagtgaaaacccatAAAGGGCACTAtacgatggtgagaagagaaatgagagaggtcagctggtaaaaacccgcaaagggcactactgatcgaaatGAGGATCTTTATAGCCATTGGCATTGACATAATCCTGGGCAAGGTTTTTTAGTTTTGAGGCAAACGTTGTGATGAATTGCTGAGAGTCGgatggtttacacagatcaggcatccagtccaaaaggcatgtcatgttcattgaagtacgcatgtactccagataagtccttctttcctttccccgaaagggacatctcttgtttaaactcattttccattccattgtttgtttttgTTTGAATCCTTTTCGGTCTAAGTTTGTTccaaaaactaaggcaaagaagggatagcaatactgatttacagggcttttgtttgatacaagctaatattcaagaggaacccagcctcggcaggggcatcaagtcgaccccACTGGCCATGTTGGTTAATGtttcgaaatcaaaaactctcaAAAGGAGgcaatcaaattgaaagtgcctacaagggaaaaatgaagttgaaaaggttaagtcctaAGTGGCTAAcagttttggcaaagtttgaaaagccaaaggttccccaatgctctgaaattaaaagttttggaggaaagaagtcgaaagtgaaataccacaaaggcaaaataaagttgaaaaggttaaatcTCACGTGGCCAACCATCATATAAAAGTTTGAAAGGTCAAAGGCTCTCCAGGGacagaaatgcaagtggtatcCAGGAAACAActagtggcaggttgaaatcatcatcaaaagaatatGGGCCAAGATCAAATGACTGAAACACACAAGGCCGCAAAACCTACCACCCTTTCAAACTAACAATtgtcctttgtttgaaaaaatagGAAATAGGTGCAACCCAAAAGTAACCTTGCAAGAAGTAGGTGaagccaaaaaataaaaaagaaaagaagaagaagaataagaagaagaagaaaccgcACGGGAGCTAGAAACAACTCTGCAGCAACAactccaaaagggaagtcttcttcAAATTCTTTCCTACATTTACTCATTCTCTAaaacataattttaaaaaaaatgaaaatgaaaaaaaaacattaaaatgatgaaaatgaaagaaaagaaagaaagttcaaaatcatagtagtatagggtacaccaatccctagctgcgtttccaacatagggtctccactccctagttgatttttatttttagacataaggtctccactccatagtcttttttccaacatagggtctccactccctagttgatgttattttagacatagggtctccactccctagtctcttttacaacatagggtctccactccctagttgatttttattttagacatagggtctccattccctagtcgccatttccaatatagggtctccactccctagttgattttattttagacatagagtctccactccctagtctattttcaaacatagggcctccactccctagttagctttattttagacatagggtatccgccccctagtatcttttccaacacaggaactacactccctagttgatttttattttagacatagggtctccactcccaagtctcttttccaacatagggtctccactccctagttgattttattttagacatagggtctccactccctagtatcttttccaacatagggtcttcactccctagtatattttccaacatagggtctccagtccctatttgatttttatttttagacatagggtatgcactccctagtctcttttccaacataaggtctccactccctagttgatattattttagacatagggtctccacttcctagtctcttttccaacatagagtctccactccgtagttaatttttattttatacatcgggtctccactccctagtcaccctttccaacacagggtctccactccctagttgattttattttagacatagggtatccacttcctagtctcttttccaacatagggtctccactccctagtcatttttccaacataggttctccactccctagtcgtttttatgacatagggtctccactccctagttgattttattttagacgtagggtctccactccctagtcgcttttcaaacatagggtctccactccctagttgattatattttagacatagagtctccactccctagtcgcttttccaatatagggtctccactccctagttaattttattttggacCATGTTTTCTCCGGGTACACCATTCCTGACCCTTTTATCgctttcaataatgaagtagtatagagTTTTGTTACAAATAACTCATGAAATTTTTATAGTGAaaattggggcagaaaaatttcgtttgcTTGTTTGTTTTGATGTCTAAGTAGGTTTtccctcgaggcacagggttcgaggtgaccaaaagaagaagtatcaatccaaaataagaaaataaaaataaaaagaagtgaatccaaaatgcagaagcggATGAAGGGACgtggactgctcaagacatgactgaggtcacgagcattgcatttcccgttttgataaaaaaaaagtCGTGGAataatgaactagcacctgcagctagcaagcatcaaggttcagatcagagtctgcatgaagaaccaacCAAGACTCAAAATCTAGTTTCAGAAGACTTAGAGATAGGAAccttgtaactcataactgataggcttgtttagtttaatttcattttaattttggtgtaataaggagttcAGCAAGCAGTAACAGTagtaacaacagtgaaatcactGCTTTTCGGTAGTCCCTGCTACCAAAACTTCCAGAACTACACTAACCtaattcctttatagccaaggatatgtaggcaacctcggaagAAAGGTTCGGTCAAACATTTTCAAAATGCTTCCCATGGAGTGTCAAGAGGGCAAAATATTATTCataattgctcactttatctttgcccgaaaacttttcatattctcgagcaaagaggggcagctgtgagcatgTAAATTTTGCCCAAAATatgaaattactcctaaaaatctcaaaaaatagtttttaattattttatagaattttagaaatttttctATATTTTACTTGATTTGTTTTGTGCGTATTTTTGTTTGGTGCATTTTTAGTagcattttaaatattaaaaaataacaaaaatattttaatctttatatttttagattttaattgcatttgtaaaaaaaatactaaaataccaaaaatacatTAGTAACTTTACATGCATTCGTTAGTTAAATGATTAGTTAATTATTAGAAAAATAGATAATTAGGTTAATTTTGCAAAGTTAGTTTTAATTAGAATTAGATTGGTtaatttagaaaaatatttagaCAAGAAAGAGGatttttactttattattttcaaactggGCCAGTGATAAACGACCCAAATCTTGCTCCAATTTTGCCTAGCCTAGACCCCATTAAAGTCGGTCCAGCCCCAAAGACCCCCAAACGACCCTGTTTCGCCCTTTTGAATCTCAGTTGTCCATCAAACCCCATCCAACGGCCCTAAAGCTAACCCCATTTTACATTTAACTATCCGAATACCCCCTCCCCCAAACCCTTAGAGACCGGTTCATTTCCCCATTTTTATTCCCTCTCATCTCTCTCACTCAAACCCAGCCGCCCTAAAATCCCCAAATCCCTCACCAACGGCCACCACTCTAAACAGCCCCAAACCTTTACCCTACAATCCTCGTCTCATCCTCACCCTATATCACCCTTTTGTTTTTTCAAAAACCATTTAGATTTCCACTAATTCCAGATCTAAAAAATCCCAAAAACCCTAGGTTCTTTCCTTTTTGATTCTTCAAGTTTCAAGGTTTGATTCGAGCAAAAAATCACATTAATCGATTGTTCTCGATGTTAATTTCAGTTCATGTCGAAGACATCGGAATCCGGCCGAATCTCGTTGAAGTCGCTTCAATTGAACCATTTTTCTTTTCATTAGGTACATCCTCACCTTGTTCTATCTCATTTTGGTTTTTATTTGttttaagaaaaaaagagagcAGAGGAACAGTCCTTTAGGCATAATTGAAATTGCTTGTTTGAGTGTTAAAATTAGCCTAATTAGATTAGCTTTAGCACATAGGTTAGTTAATTAACCCGTATATTAACACCTAGTTTAACACATTTGTGTGTTTGGAGTCCTTAATTGCATGTTAACTAGTTTTAAATGCAAATTGCAGGTTTAATCAAGTTTTGAATTTAATTAGATGTTGGGACATTTTGTTTGTTAAAATTGTTTGCTAGGATAAATTGCTTCACTGTTTGCCTCGTttgatttttgtatttttttgatAACCTTGTTTTGTAAATATTACGAACTTAATAGAGTTAATTGAAATAAACAAATTTAGGAGAATCTTTTAGATGTTACTAGAAAAAGAGCAGCTAGAAAAAAAGGATAGTTGTCCTAATTTATTAAGCAAAGATGCTGAAAAAAAGATAAATATCTGGAAACAAGGACAATTGTCCAAAAAGTTGTTAAAAAAAGATGTCATTCCCCTGAAATTTAGGAGTTGACAGATTCCTCTTAGACTCTTTCTTATTCAATATCCTCTTACACATCATTCTCTATATAAGACCCCCATTCCTTCACTCAGACAAACGTCAATTCTCTGAATTTCTCTCAAAGAAAAGAACACTTTGAAACATTCAGTCTAAATACAGATAaacaaaaaatatagaaaaataaattCCAAACTTTTCTCTGTTTTGTCCTCATGCTTCATTTCTTTTGGGTTTTACAAGTGTGATTAACTGTTGAAACCTTGGTTTTACTGCTGATTTTGCTGCTAGAATTTTAACTTGAATCAGATTCTACTCTTCTTTGGATTATCCTTTAGTGTTTTCCTATTTAGCTAGGTTAGTACCAAGTTCCCTATGTTGTTATATTTTTATCGAATGATCAAATGTTATTATTCTTGATTGATTTATGAGTATTTGTTCGTTGCTCTCTTAATGTGTTAGTTTAAATATGTTTTTCACTTTAATCTGGGCGAAAATAATGAAGTAGATCACTCGTATGGGTCAATCTGATATCTATGGTCATTCAAGCATGTGGCATCAGTTGTTAAACCTTTTCTTTAGTCTTGAACAAGGTTGAAGTTTTGTTTAAATCATGTAGACTTGGCAGTAGTTTAAATAGAGGCTTTACTTTAGTGTTGTGTGTGAAATATGTGGATTTGTGTTAATTTTGGAATGCAAGAGAGTTGTTATTACTGAATATATGGCTGTGATTTGCAGATTTGACCACTAGTTGGTCAGATCAGTGAACTCTAAGGCTAAGAGGTGGATTTGGAGTCATTGGTGAATGGAAGTTAAGCCGAAGATCGATCATATCCTGTTTAAGTTAGCCATTATTGTGAACAACTCATGTATATATTCAGAACAATTTATGCCCATTACCATTATTGAGAATCATTATTGAAATGGCCAGAACTGTAAATGTGAGAGTTCAGTCAAATTTTTCTTTTGAAGTTGAATGCCGATTTAGAACTAACCATGATGATTTTCTTTGGCTTTGTCATTGATCCCTACCGTTGCTCACTATTAAGCAACAACAACCTTGTGAATTCACAGAAGTGGCTATTTGGTGAAGAGCTTGCAATTTTCTTTGCTTCTTCTTTTATCATGTATTTGATAGTCTGTAAAATTCAGTGGATAGGATAAGCATTGCATTCACGTTCTTTTAGAATTTGAACATTTATTTATGAGCCAACAAGGCCGGATATGAGATTAGAATTAATAGAATGCTAAAGTTAAATTTGGAGCTTCGGGTTCATCATAAACCTAGTGTTATTCACCTTGGACTCACCCTGGGTTTAAACATAATCCAAAACGATTTTATCCCCTTTAGTTTCGCCATCAATTTAGTTAAACTAAGTTATGTTAGaggaacaatttcttttaaatattcaCATATTCTTTTAGACTTTTATCAATTCGCATACACTTTGTCCAAAATGAGATTCATAATCCTTGCCTTTTCACGATCATCTCAAATTAGTTCAAATAATT
This sequence is a window from Nicotiana tomentosiformis chromosome 5, ASM39032v3, whole genome shotgun sequence. Protein-coding genes within it:
- the LOC138892947 gene encoding uncharacterized protein produces the protein MEPDVQPWYHDIKRFLKIKEYPEQASRDQKRTIRRLASSFFLSGEVLDKRTPNLNLLRSVDSQEDEKIMNEVHLGVCGPHMNSARYMVTLHGDLIHAPPLELHPMSVSWPFIAWGMDVIRPIEPKASNGHRFILVAIDYFTKWVEAVTFKAIINKAVVDFVHSNIICHFGIPKTIITDNAANLNIHLMRGVCEQFKITHRNSTSYRPKANGAVEAANKNIKKILRKMIQGSRQWHEKLPFTLLGYRTIVRTSLGPHLLIGLWH